One segment of Desmodus rotundus isolate HL8 chromosome 6, HLdesRot8A.1, whole genome shotgun sequence DNA contains the following:
- the SMIM3 gene encoding small integral membrane protein 3 produces the protein MDAASQVPSEVELPKHILDIWVIVLIILATIVIMTSLLLCPATAVILYRMRAHPILNGAV, from the coding sequence ATGGACGCAGCCAGCCAGGTCCCCTCGGAAGTCGAGCTCCCAAAGCACATCCTGGACATCTGGGTCATTGTCCTCATCATCCTGGCCACCATTGTCATCATGACCTCCTTGCTGCTGTGCCCGGCCACTGCAGTCATCCTCTATCGCATGCGGGCTCATCCCATCCTCAATGGGGCCGTCTGA